In a single window of the Manis javanica isolate MJ-LG chromosome 16, MJ_LKY, whole genome shotgun sequence genome:
- the POU5F1 gene encoding POU domain, class 5, transcription factor 1 codes for MAGHLASDFAFSPPPGGGGEGPGGPEPGWVDPRTWLSFQGPPGGSGIGPGVGPGAEVWGIPPCPPPYEFFGGMAYCGPQIGVGLAPQGGLETSQPETEVGARAESNSEGASPEPCAVPAGAVKLEKEKLEQNSEESQDIKALQKDLEQFAKLLKQKRITLGYTQADVGLTLGVLFGKVFSQTTICRFEALQLSFKNMCKLRPLLQKWVEEADNNENLQEICKAETLVQARKRKRTSIENRVRGNLENMFLQCPKPTLQQISHIAQQLGLEKDVVRVWFCNRRQKGKRSSNDYSQREDFEAAGSPFSGGPVSFPLAPGPHFGTPGYGGPHFTTLYSSVPFPEGEAFPSVSVTTLGSPMHSN; via the exons ATGGCGGGACACCTGGCTTCCGATTTTGCCTTCTCGCCCCCACCGGGAGGTGGAGGCGAAGGGCCTGGAGGGCCAGAGCCAGGCTGGGTTGACCCTCGGACCTGGCTGAGCTTCCAAGGCCCTCCTGGAGGGTCAGGAATTGGGCCAGGGGTTGGGCCAGGCGCTGAGGTGTGGGGGAtccccccatgccccccaccGTATGAGTTCTTTGGAGGGATGGCATACTGTGGACCTCAGATTGGAGTGGGGCTGGCGCCCCAAGGCGGCCTGGAGACCTCTCAGCCGGAGACAGAGGTGGGAGCCAGGGCGGAGAGCAACTCCGAAGGGGCCTCCCCTGAGCCCTGCGCTGTCCCCGCTGGTGCCGTGAAGCTGGAGAAGGAGAAACTGGAGCAAAATTCGGAGGAG TCCCAGGACATCAAGGCTCTGCAGAAAGACCTCGAGCAATTTGCGAAGCTCTTGAAGCAGAAGAGGATCACCCTGGGATATACCCAGGCCGATGTGGGGCTCACCCTGGGGGTTCTCTTTG GAAAGGTGTTCAGCCAAACAACCATCTGCCGCTTTGAGGCTCTGCAGCTCAGTTTCAAGAACATGTGTAAGCTGCGACCCCTGCTGCAGAAGTGGGTGGAGGAAGCTGACAACAATGAAAATCTACAGGAG ATATGCAAAGCAGAGACCCTTGTGCAGGCCCGAAAGAGAAAGCGAACGAGTATTGAGAACCGAGTGAGAGGCAACTTGGAGAACATGTTCCTGCAGTGCCCAAAACCTACGCTGCAGCAGATCAGCCACATTGCCCAGCAGCTCGGGCTTGAGAAGGAT GTGGTCCGAGTGTGGTTCTGCAATCGTCGCCAGAAGGGCAAACGATCTAGCAATGACTACTCTCAACGAGAGGATTTTGAGGCTGCTGGGTCTCCTTTCTCAGGGGGACCTGTATCCTTTCCTCTGGCACCAGGGCCCCATTTTGGTACCCCAGGTTATGGAGGCCCTCACTTCACTACACTGTACTCCTCGGTCCCTTTCCCTGAGGGTGAAGCCTTTCCCTCTGTGTCTGTTACCACTCTGGGTTCTCCCATGCATTCAAACTGA